A genome region from Brassica oleracea var. oleracea cultivar TO1000 chromosome C2, BOL, whole genome shotgun sequence includes the following:
- the LOC106322880 gene encoding suppressor of Mek1-like isoform X1: MDFHSLLRRDLQFLCKRNKIPANMTNLAMADALKSLEIVEGLDEYMNQNDANVLQSPASVAKLPPSTAARTTRRKTAMKAEPQSSSQLVVVNRSCRLKSKSLHGEMEQENVDEESKTSNVKIEVSVAKTPAARSTRKASAAASCKSKVQESKKGELVQSAYSTRRSTRLLEKCMADLSLMTKETEQKVAAQEKNPDGSEERSEEAEVIPGRDLSASMEKEWENSDQVTGGLEISVGNTETMEVMTDEKAESEKNLVQEDKQEETLQANEAICEEGSKKNDNDQEIIDLGEIPVLEHASTETNNDNKELKDIQALEPEKVNIFHEETVVDQPDGDSETEPEEEDSGVDSDSTISEADSSQVGHQETEKEIQGNDSETVKINFFDEAAMVDQTESEEDDSGVDSDDTISEADSNRAVQGSDIAEEEMILSESEGSVTAPTSPSLLLEEAEVKTAPLSPFAAESISAQFPRPNKSAATTPSKNSAVKLVSVDNNNKENNMEMMVSVSDNGEINAEAKKQKKKVEFDEENLKDVSIRKLVKMVRELSINGSNNRTALQMLPGNNQIAE; the protein is encoded by the exons ATGGATTTCCACAGCCTTCTCAGAAGAGACCTTCAATTTCTCTGCAAGAGGAACAAGATCCCAGCCAACATGACCAATCTCGCCATGGCCGATGCTCTCAAATCTCTTGAGATC GTTGAAGGTCTTGATGAATACATGAATCAGAACGACGCCAATGTTCTTCAGTCTCCAGCCAGTGTAGCCAAGCTCCCACCGAGTACTGCAGCTAGAACAACTCGAAGGAAGACTGCGATGAAAGCTGAACCTCAGTCTTCGTCACAGTTGGTGGTGGTGAACCGTTCTTGTCGTTTGAAGAGCAAGTCTCTGCATGGAGAAATGGAACAAGAAAATGTTGATGAAGAATCGAAGACTAGCAATGTCAAGATTGAAGTCAGTGTGGCTAAAACTCCTGCGGCACGGAGCACGAGAAAGGCTTCAGCAGCAGCTTCTTGTAAGAGTAAAGTTCAGGAGAGTAAGAAGGGTGAGTTGGTTCAGTCTGCGTACAGCACGAGGAGATCAACCAGGCTTTTGGAGAAATGTATGGCTGATTTGAGTTTGATGACTAAAGAAACAGAGCAAAAAGTAGCTGCTCAGGAGAAGAATCCGGATG GTTCAGAGGAGAGAAGTGAGGAAGCTGAAGTTATCCCAGGTAGAGATTTAAGTGCTTCCATGGAGAAAGAATGGGAGAACAGTGACCAGGTCACTGGAGGTCTTGAGATATCTGTTGGAAACACTGAGACCATGGAAGTTATGACTGATGAAAAAG CAGAATCAGAGAAAAATTTAGTCCAAGAAGACAAACAAGAAGAAACATTGCAGGCTAATGAAGCTATTTGTGAGGAAGGTTCGAAGAAGAATGATAATGATCAAGAGATTATTGATCTTGGTGAGATTCCTGTCTTGGAACATGCCAGCACCGAGACAAACAATGATAACAAAG AGTTGAAGGACATTCAAGCTCTCGAGCCTGAGAAAGTGAACATTTTCCATGAAGAAACAGTTGTCGACCAACCTGATGGTGATTCAGAAACTGAACCAGAAGAAGAAGATTCTGGTGTTGACTCAGACAGCACTATCTCTGAAGCTGATTCAAGCCAAGTCGGCCACCAAGAAACAGAAAAGGAGATTCAGGGGAATGATTCAGAGACTGTGAAAATCAACTTTTTTGATGAAGCTGCAATGGTGGACCAAACTGAATCTGAAGAAGATGATTCTGGTGTTGACTCAGACGACACTATCTCTGAGGCTGATTCAAACCGAGCCGTACAGGGATCTGATATAGCTGAGGAAGAGATGATTTTATCCGAATCAGAAGGTTCTGTAACTGCTCCAACTTCTCCTTCTCTTCTGCTGGAAGAGGCTGAAGTCAAAACAGCTCCACTATCTCCATTCGCAGCAGAATCAATCTCAGCTCAGTTTCCGAGACCAAACAAATCAGCAGCAACAACCCCATCAAAGAACTCGGCTGTGAAGCTGGTCAGTGTCGACAACAATAACAAGGAGAACAACATGGAGATGATGGTGAGTGTTAGTGACAATGGAGAGATCAACGCTGAGGCTAAGAAGCAGAAGAAGAAGGTGGAGTTCGATGAAGAGAACTTGAAAGATGTTAGCATCAGGAAACTTGTGAAGATGGTGAGGGAACTTTCTATAAACGGCAGTAACAACAGAACAGCATTGCAGATGTTGCCTGGGAATAATCAGATTGCAGAGTAG
- the LOC106322625 gene encoding serine/threonine-protein phosphatase 4 regulatory subunit 2 isoform X1 encodes MEMQSSSDHEAPDTSSVPPPPPPSDGAPLQDHALLPQSIEHPVAVQEAEMSEEEVKGVLEAVASRGKFWQDWEKLKGMLSWWLKKVLSEYPEAKMTDEQQKKALGETYSQLVNRLDEALLNFDEGPPFTLQRLCEILLAARSIYPKLSKLALALEKNLLVTSMLSISTDPQLETTENANATTEDTGSAAANWTQNGTEAVGGDKDEIMTEVEEADVDDAMTIDMETIDEPSETMTTASESEKPSETNAAEPSSDSMAAGEGDSPLP; translated from the exons ATGGAGATGCAATCATCATCGGATCATGAAGCTCCCGACACTTCCTCCGTCCCTCCTCCTCCTCCTCCCAGTGACGGTGCTCCTCTCCAGGACCACGCCTTACTCCCCCAAAGCATCGAACATCC AGTGGCTGTGCAGGAAGCAGAAATGTCTGAGGAAGAAGTAAAGGGTGTATTAGAAGCGGTAGCATCAAGGGGAAAGTTCTG GCAGGATTGGGAGAAACTGAAGGGAATGCTGTCGTGGTGGTTGAAGAAG GTTCTGTCAGAATACCCTGAAGCAAAGATGACGGACGAACAACAAAAGAAAGCCCTAGGAGAAACGTATTCACAGCTCGTTAATCGATTGGATGAAG CCCTTCTTAATTTCGACGAAGGTCCTCCATTTACACTGCAGAGACTCTGTGAG ATCCTTTTGGCTGCAAGGAGTATCTACCCGAAGCTCTCAAAGCTCGCTCTTGCTTTAGAAAAG AATCTGTTGGTTACTTCTATGCTATCCATCAGCACGGACCCACAATTAGAAACCACTGAGAATGCAAACGCAACAACGGAAGACACGGGGAGTGCTGCAGCAAATTGGACACAAAATGGAACTGAAGCAGTGGGAGGGGACAAGGACGAGATAATGACAGAGGTAGAAGAAGCAGATGTTGATGACGCAATGACTATTGACATGGAAACTATCGATGAACCATCAGAGACAATGACGACAGCTAGTGAGAGTGAGAAGCCAAGTGAAACCA ATGCTGCAGAACCATCATCGGATTCAATGGCTGCCGGGGAGGGAGATTCACCGTTGCCTTGA
- the LOC106327034 gene encoding UDP-glycosyltransferase 78D2-like, translating to MANTDQPTTDSHVAVLAFPFGTHAAPLLAVTRRLASASPSTLFSFFNTSQSNSSLFPSDLPSNIRVHDVADGVPEGYAFSGRPQEAIELFLVAAPKSFREAIASAENDAGKKVTCMLTDAFFWFASDMAAEMKATWVAFWTAGPNSLSVHLYTDLIRQSVRVKEVDGCMEETLGFISGMEKIRVKDTPEGVVFGNLDSVFSDTLHKMGLALPRADAVLINSFEELDNTLTNNLKSEFKRYLNIGPLALLSSASQSDTTLVDDPHGCLAWIKKQRTASVAYISFGTVMTPSPGELVAIAEGLESSKVPFVWSLKEKNMAQLPKGFFERTREQGIVVPWAPQVELLKHEATGVFVTHCGWNSVLESVSGGVPMICRPFFGDQRLNGRAVEAVWGIGMTIINGVFTRDGFGECLDRVLVQDDGKKMKSNAEKLREQAHQAVSERGSSVENFKGLLEAVVSTLN from the exons ATGGCCAACACCGACCAGCCAACCACAGACTCCCACGTAGCCGTCCTCGCTTTCCCCTTCGGCACTCACGCCGCTCCCCTCCTCGCCGTCACGCGCCGTCTCGCCTCCGCCTCTCCCTCCACGCTCTTCTCCTTCTTCAACACCTCCCAATCCAACTCCTCATTGTTCCCCTCAGATCTCCCATCGAACATCCGCGTCCACGACGTCGCCGACGGCGTCCCGGAGGGATACGCCTTCTCCGGGAGACCACAGGAAGCGATCGAGCTGTTTCTCGTAGCGGCGCCGAAGAGTTTCCGGGAAGCGATCGCGTCGGCGGAGAATGACGCCGGTAAGAAAGTGACGTGCATGTTAACGGACGCGTTCTTCTGGTTCGCGTCGGATATGGCGGCGGAGATGAAGGCGACATGGGTTGCGTTTTGGACAGCCGGACCAAACTCGCTGTCTGTTCATCTCTACACAGATCTCATCAGACAATCCGTACGTGTGAAAG AAGTAGATGGGTGTATGGAGGAGACACTAGGGTTTATCTCAGGAATGGAGAAGATCAGAGTCAAAGACACACCAGAAGGAGTTGTGTTTGGGAACTTAGACTCTGTTTTCTCAGACACGTTGCATAAAATGGGTCTTGCTTTACCTCGTGCCGATGCGGTTTTGATCAATTCATTTGAAGAGCTAGATAATACACTGACGAATAACCTCAAGTCGGAGTTCAAACGCTATCTAAATATTGGACCTCTCGCGTTGTTATCATCTGCATCACAATCAGATACTACACTAGTGGACGATCCTCACGGCTGTTTGGCTTGGATCAAGAAACAGAGGACTGCTTCTGTAGCGTACATTAGCTTTGGTACAGTCATGACGCCGTCTCCAGGAGAGCTTGTGGCGATAGCGGAAGGGTTGGAGTCGAGCAAAGTGCCGTTTGTTTGGTCGCTTAAGGAGAAGAACATGGCTCAGTTACCAAAAGGGTTTTTTGAACGGACAAGAGAGCAAGGGATAGTGGTTCCATGGGCTCCACAAGTTGAGTTGCTAAAACACGAAGCAACGGGTGTGTTTGTGACGCATTGTGGATGGAACTCCGTGCTGGAGAGCGTTTCCGGAGGCGTGCCGATGATTTGCAGGCCGTTTTTTGGGGATCAGAGACTGAACGGAAGAGCGGTGGAAGCTGTGTGGGGGATTGGAATGACGATTATCAATGGAGTCTTCACGAGAGATGGATTCGGGGAGTGTTTGGACCGAGTTTTGGTTCAAGATGATGGTAAGAAGATGAAGAGCAATGCTGAAAAGCTTAGAGAACAAGCCCATCAAGCTGTCTCTGAGAGAGGAAGCTCCGTTGAGAACTTCAAAGGATTGTTGGAAGCAGTTGTGAGCACTTTAAATTAA
- the LOC106322880 gene encoding suppressor of Mek1-like isoform X2, with the protein MDFHSLLRRDLQFLCKRNKIPANMTNLAMADALKSLEIVEGLDEYMNQNDANVLQSPASVAKLPPSTAARTTRRKTAMKAEPQSSSQLVVVNRSCRLKSKSLHGEMEQENVDEESKTSNVKIEVSVAKTPAARSTRKASAAASCKSKVQESKKGELVQSAYSTRRSTRLLEKCMADLSLMTKETEQKVAAQEKNPDGSEERSEEAEVIPGRDLSASMEKEWENSDQVTGGLEISVGNTETMEVMTDEKESEKNLVQEDKQEETLQANEAICEEGSKKNDNDQEIIDLGEIPVLEHASTETNNDNKELKDIQALEPEKVNIFHEETVVDQPDGDSETEPEEEDSGVDSDSTISEADSSQVGHQETEKEIQGNDSETVKINFFDEAAMVDQTESEEDDSGVDSDDTISEADSNRAVQGSDIAEEEMILSESEGSVTAPTSPSLLLEEAEVKTAPLSPFAAESISAQFPRPNKSAATTPSKNSAVKLVSVDNNNKENNMEMMVSVSDNGEINAEAKKQKKKVEFDEENLKDVSIRKLVKMVRELSINGSNNRTALQMLPGNNQIAE; encoded by the exons ATGGATTTCCACAGCCTTCTCAGAAGAGACCTTCAATTTCTCTGCAAGAGGAACAAGATCCCAGCCAACATGACCAATCTCGCCATGGCCGATGCTCTCAAATCTCTTGAGATC GTTGAAGGTCTTGATGAATACATGAATCAGAACGACGCCAATGTTCTTCAGTCTCCAGCCAGTGTAGCCAAGCTCCCACCGAGTACTGCAGCTAGAACAACTCGAAGGAAGACTGCGATGAAAGCTGAACCTCAGTCTTCGTCACAGTTGGTGGTGGTGAACCGTTCTTGTCGTTTGAAGAGCAAGTCTCTGCATGGAGAAATGGAACAAGAAAATGTTGATGAAGAATCGAAGACTAGCAATGTCAAGATTGAAGTCAGTGTGGCTAAAACTCCTGCGGCACGGAGCACGAGAAAGGCTTCAGCAGCAGCTTCTTGTAAGAGTAAAGTTCAGGAGAGTAAGAAGGGTGAGTTGGTTCAGTCTGCGTACAGCACGAGGAGATCAACCAGGCTTTTGGAGAAATGTATGGCTGATTTGAGTTTGATGACTAAAGAAACAGAGCAAAAAGTAGCTGCTCAGGAGAAGAATCCGGATG GTTCAGAGGAGAGAAGTGAGGAAGCTGAAGTTATCCCAGGTAGAGATTTAAGTGCTTCCATGGAGAAAGAATGGGAGAACAGTGACCAGGTCACTGGAGGTCTTGAGATATCTGTTGGAAACACTGAGACCATGGAAGTTATGACTGATGAAAAAG AATCAGAGAAAAATTTAGTCCAAGAAGACAAACAAGAAGAAACATTGCAGGCTAATGAAGCTATTTGTGAGGAAGGTTCGAAGAAGAATGATAATGATCAAGAGATTATTGATCTTGGTGAGATTCCTGTCTTGGAACATGCCAGCACCGAGACAAACAATGATAACAAAG AGTTGAAGGACATTCAAGCTCTCGAGCCTGAGAAAGTGAACATTTTCCATGAAGAAACAGTTGTCGACCAACCTGATGGTGATTCAGAAACTGAACCAGAAGAAGAAGATTCTGGTGTTGACTCAGACAGCACTATCTCTGAAGCTGATTCAAGCCAAGTCGGCCACCAAGAAACAGAAAAGGAGATTCAGGGGAATGATTCAGAGACTGTGAAAATCAACTTTTTTGATGAAGCTGCAATGGTGGACCAAACTGAATCTGAAGAAGATGATTCTGGTGTTGACTCAGACGACACTATCTCTGAGGCTGATTCAAACCGAGCCGTACAGGGATCTGATATAGCTGAGGAAGAGATGATTTTATCCGAATCAGAAGGTTCTGTAACTGCTCCAACTTCTCCTTCTCTTCTGCTGGAAGAGGCTGAAGTCAAAACAGCTCCACTATCTCCATTCGCAGCAGAATCAATCTCAGCTCAGTTTCCGAGACCAAACAAATCAGCAGCAACAACCCCATCAAAGAACTCGGCTGTGAAGCTGGTCAGTGTCGACAACAATAACAAGGAGAACAACATGGAGATGATGGTGAGTGTTAGTGACAATGGAGAGATCAACGCTGAGGCTAAGAAGCAGAAGAAGAAGGTGGAGTTCGATGAAGAGAACTTGAAAGATGTTAGCATCAGGAAACTTGTGAAGATGGTGAGGGAACTTTCTATAAACGGCAGTAACAACAGAACAGCATTGCAGATGTTGCCTGGGAATAATCAGATTGCAGAGTAG
- the LOC106327314 gene encoding nitrilase 2-like — MNITNLQSDKPGTEDMATAPKATTPGPCDFPSTIVRATIVQASTVYNDTPKTIEKAGEFIAQAAADGAQLVVFPEAYIGGYPRGYRFGIGVGVHNEAGRDCFRKYHASAIVVPGPEVDTLAEMARKNKVYLVMGAMEKDGYTLYCTALFFSSEGRFLGKHRKVMPTSLERCIWGYGDGSTIPVYDTPLGKLGAAICWENRMPLLRTSLYGKGIELYCAPTADGSKEWQSSMMHIAIEGGCFVMSACQFCVRKDFPDHADYLFTDWYPEQHQEAIVSQGGSVIISPLGKILAGPNFESEGLITADLDLGDIARAKLYFDVVGHYSRPDIFNLRVNENQNKPVTFVSKSVKAEDDSEPQNK, encoded by the exons ATGAATATCACTAACCTACAAAGTGATAAGCCTGGTACTGAAGATATGGCAACAGCTCCCAAAGCCACTACTCCGGGTCCTTGCGATTTCCCATCCACCATAGTTCGAGCTACCATCGTGCAGGCTTCCACTGTCTATAATGATACTCCCAAAACTATAG AAAAGGCGGGAGAGTTTATTGCGCAGGCGGCGGCCGACGGAGCGCAGCTGGTGGTGTTCCCCGAGGCGTATATCGGTGGCTATCCTCGTGGATATAGGTTCGGCATAGGGGTTGGGGTTCATAACGAAGCTGGTCGTGACTGTTTCCGCAAATATCATGCTTCTGCCATTGTGGTTCCTG GACCTGAAGTAGACACGCTAGCGGAGATGGCTAGGAAAAACAAAGTGTACTTGGTGATGGGAGCGATGGAGAAGGATGGATATACACTCTATTGCACAGCCCTTTTCTTCAGTTCCGAAGGTCGCTTCTTGGGCAAGCACCGTAAAGTCATGCCAACATCTCTCGAACGTTGCATCTGGGGTTACGGGGATGGATCAACCATCCCTGTCTACGACACTCCTCTTGGCAAACTCGGTGCTGCTATTTGCTGGGAAAATAGGATGCCCCTCTTAAGGACTTCCTTGTATGGCAAAG GAATTGAATTATACTGTGCACCTACTGCTGACGGTTCCAAGGAATGGCAATCATCGATGATGCACATTGCAATCGAGGGTGGATGCTTCGTGATGTCGGCTTGCCAGTTCTGCGTGCGTAAAGATTTCCCTGACCATGCTGATTACTTGTTCACCGACTGGTACCCAGAGCAACACCAAGAGGCTATTGTCTCCCAGGGCGGTAGTGTCATTATTTCACCATTGGGAAAGATTCTCGCCGGGCCAAACTTTGAATCAGAGGGTCTCATCACTGCTGATCTTG ATCTTGGTGATATCGCAAGAGCCAAGTTATACTTCGATGTTGTCGGGCATTACTCAAGGCCAGATATATTTAACTTGAGAGTAAATGAGAACCAAAATAAACCGGTTACATTCGTGTCCAAGTCGGTGAAAGCTGAAGATGATTCAGAGCCGCAAAACAAGTAA
- the LOC106322625 gene encoding serine/threonine-protein phosphatase 4 regulatory subunit 2 isoform X2 produces the protein MSEEEVKGVLEAVASRGKFWQDWEKLKGMLSWWLKKVLSEYPEAKMTDEQQKKALGETYSQLVNRLDEALLNFDEGPPFTLQRLCEILLAARSIYPKLSKLALALEKNLLVTSMLSISTDPQLETTENANATTEDTGSAAANWTQNGTEAVGGDKDEIMTEVEEADVDDAMTIDMETIDEPSETMTTASESEKPSETNAAEPSSDSMAAGEGDSPLP, from the exons ATGTCTGAGGAAGAAGTAAAGGGTGTATTAGAAGCGGTAGCATCAAGGGGAAAGTTCTG GCAGGATTGGGAGAAACTGAAGGGAATGCTGTCGTGGTGGTTGAAGAAG GTTCTGTCAGAATACCCTGAAGCAAAGATGACGGACGAACAACAAAAGAAAGCCCTAGGAGAAACGTATTCACAGCTCGTTAATCGATTGGATGAAG CCCTTCTTAATTTCGACGAAGGTCCTCCATTTACACTGCAGAGACTCTGTGAG ATCCTTTTGGCTGCAAGGAGTATCTACCCGAAGCTCTCAAAGCTCGCTCTTGCTTTAGAAAAG AATCTGTTGGTTACTTCTATGCTATCCATCAGCACGGACCCACAATTAGAAACCACTGAGAATGCAAACGCAACAACGGAAGACACGGGGAGTGCTGCAGCAAATTGGACACAAAATGGAACTGAAGCAGTGGGAGGGGACAAGGACGAGATAATGACAGAGGTAGAAGAAGCAGATGTTGATGACGCAATGACTATTGACATGGAAACTATCGATGAACCATCAGAGACAATGACGACAGCTAGTGAGAGTGAGAAGCCAAGTGAAACCA ATGCTGCAGAACCATCATCGGATTCAATGGCTGCCGGGGAGGGAGATTCACCGTTGCCTTGA
- the LOC106322559 gene encoding uncharacterized protein LOC106322559, producing MASSSAVSGATFFTKTSSASNPSPKLHSSSPLFPQKTVFQGVSLEDSKKSVSEIFAVSDRKIGGLNVSRRFQVKARTAASKTIEVEVDKPLGLTLGQKQGGGVVITGVEGGGNAAKAGLKSGDQVLYTSSFFGDELWPADKLGFTKTAIQAKPDSVYFVVSRGAEVDVKKLNKRPAPPRFGRKLTETQKARATHICLDCGFIYTLPKPFDEQPDTYVCPQCIAPKKRFARYDVNTGKAIGGGLPPIGVIVGLLAGLGAVGALLVYGLQ from the exons ATGGCATCTTCTAGTGCGGTTTCAGGAGCTACCTTCTTCACCAAAACCTCTTCAGCCTCAAACCCATCTCCCAAACTCCACTCCTCGTCTCCTCTCTTTCCCCAG AAAACTGTGTTTCAGGGAGTTTCGTTGGAAGATTCGAAGAAGAGTGTATCAGAGATCTTCGCTGTCTCCGACAGAAAGATCGGTGGGTTAAATGTTTCGAGGAGATTCCAAGTCAAAGCGAGGACAGCAGCTTCGAAGACCATAGAGGTTGAAGTGGACAAGCCTTTGGGTCTGACTCTTGGACAGAAGCAAGGTGGTGGAGTTGTCATCACT GGTGTGGAAGGAGGTGGGAACGCAGCAAAAGCTGGGCTTAAATCTGGAGATCAAGTTCTGTACACAAGCAGCTTCTTTGGAGATGAGCTTTGGCCTGCTGATAAGTTGGGGTTCACTAAAACAGCTATTCAGGCAAAACCTGATTCTGTCTACTTTGTTGTCAGCAG AGGTGCAGAAGTTGATGTGAAGAAGCTAAATAAGCGTCCGGCTCCTCCTCGGTTTGGAAGAAAGTTAACCGAGACTCAGAAG GCAAGAGCTACTCACATTTGTCTTGATTGTGGATTCATATACACTTTACCAAAACCTTTTGATGAACAG CCGGATACATACGTATGTCCTCAATGTATCGCACCAAAGAAACGGTTTGCGAGGTATGATGTGAACACAGGGAAGGCCATAGGAGGAGGACTGCCTCCGATTGGTGTTATTGTTGGCTTGTTGGCCGGTCTTGGAGCTGTTGGGGCTCTGCTTGTGTATGGTCTTCAGTGA